Proteins co-encoded in one Babylonia areolata isolate BAREFJ2019XMU chromosome 5, ASM4173473v1, whole genome shotgun sequence genomic window:
- the LOC143282054 gene encoding translocon-associated protein subunit beta-like → MKLWIAALILAFACYIPSGAEEESEARLLVSKNILNLYLVEEKDLTVEYRIYNVGGSSALDVQLKDDSFPEADFVVVRGNLQAAWERIAPNSNVTHAVILRPLKSGYFNFTSAEVSYQATEGDTDKQFGYSSAPGEGGIVPLKEFDRRFSPHVLDWLVFAIMTLPSLGIPFLLWYGSKSKYDTVKAKKGN, encoded by the exons ATGAAGTTGTGGATTGCAGCACTGATTTTGGCCTTTGCCTGCTACATTCCGTCTGGAGCAGAAGAGGAGAGCGAGGCTCGTCTTCTTGTTTCCAAAAACATCCTGAACCTTTATCTAGTGGAGGAGAAAGACCTCACTGTCGAATACCGAATTTATAATGTTGGTGGCAG CTCGGCTTTAGATGTACAACTGAAAGATGACAGCTTCCCTGAAGCCGATTTTGTTGTGGTGAGAGGAAATCTCCAGGCAGCATGGGAAAGAATAGCTCC CAATTCCAATGTGACGCATGCTGTCATCTTGAGACCACTGAAATCAGGTTACTTCAACTTCACTTCAGCTGAAGTCAGCTACCAGGCCACAGAGGGtgatacagacaaacag TTTGGCTACAGCAGTGCTCCAGGGGAGGGCGGCATTGTTCCACTGAAAGAGTTTGACCGACGATTTTCTCCTCATGTG CTGGACTGGTTGGTGTTTGCCATCATGACGCTGCCGTCCCTGGGCATTCCCTTCCTGCTGTGGTACGGGTCCAAGAGCAAATATGACACTGTCAAGGCCAAGAAGGGAAATTAG